From one Bacteriovorax sp. BAL6_X genomic stretch:
- a CDS encoding pseudouridine synthase: MSKLVRLQKFIADCGITSRRKAEDLIVQGRVKVNGIAIRELGTKVDPSIDAVEVDGKAADLGSVEKIYMIMNKPRGVMTTVNDPEGRETVIDLCKEISERIYPVGRLDYLSEGLLLMTNDGDFANLVIHPSSEITKVYEVKVFGAINEFLLKKLRAGVYIDGVMTKPQAVRVIKQLETKTWLEFRINEGKNREIRRMCEGAGLTVDKLKRVAIGGLTVEGIAPGSYRLVNRKNLLNAIGIDMAGNKTKDAVEYISSKKSVNLKKKGHQGCTAADDKAFTKFRRETYFKSIKEIAETKKAKEKEIRRQAYEEKEAAFKKRQNKKKARLAKKENQQKHTHVEFIK, from the coding sequence ATGTCTAAATTAGTACGTTTACAAAAATTTATTGCAGATTGTGGGATCACTTCACGTCGTAAAGCCGAAGACCTAATCGTTCAAGGACGTGTAAAGGTTAATGGTATTGCTATTCGTGAACTAGGAACTAAGGTAGATCCATCTATCGATGCTGTTGAAGTTGACGGTAAGGCCGCAGACCTTGGTTCAGTAGAAAAAATCTACATGATTATGAATAAACCTCGTGGGGTTATGACAACTGTTAATGATCCAGAGGGCAGAGAAACTGTTATTGATCTTTGTAAAGAGATTAGTGAGCGAATTTATCCTGTTGGCCGTCTTGATTACCTTTCTGAAGGTCTTCTATTAATGACGAATGATGGAGATTTCGCAAATCTTGTTATTCACCCAAGCTCTGAAATTACTAAGGTATACGAGGTAAAAGTTTTTGGTGCAATCAATGAGTTCCTACTTAAGAAGTTAAGAGCAGGTGTATATATTGATGGTGTAATGACAAAGCCACAAGCGGTTCGTGTTATTAAACAACTTGAAACAAAGACTTGGTTAGAGTTTAGAATTAATGAAGGTAAGAACCGTGAGATTCGTCGTATGTGTGAAGGTGCTGGACTTACTGTAGATAAGCTAAAGCGTGTTGCTATTGGTGGACTAACTGTTGAAGGGATTGCTCCAGGCTCATACCGCCTTGTTAATAGAAAGAACTTATTAAATGCTATTGGAATTGACATGGCAGGGAATAAGACGAAAGACGCTGTCGAGTATATCTCAAGTAAAAAGTCTGTAAACTTAAAAAAGAAAGGGCATCAAGGCTGTACAGCTGCCGATGATAAGGCCTTTACTAAATTTAGAAGAGAGACTTACTTCAAATCGATTAAAGAAATTGCTGAAACGAAGAAGGCAAAAGAGAAAGAGATTAGAAGACAAGCTTACGAAGAGAAGGAAGCAGCATTCAAGAAGAGACAAAATAAGAAAAAGGCTCGTCTTGCCAAGAAAGAAAATCAACAAAAACATACTCACGTAGAATTTATTAAATAA
- a CDS encoding response regulator gives MEDLKKFSFLIVDDMSTMRKIVKKLLRDLGADRFVEAVDGKDALKKIVENKGGPNEISFIISDWSMPNATGLDLLKTIRGSENFKTMPFVMVTAEQDVAQIQEAIASDVDGYVIKPFDQASFKKRLALAMKKRFPQG, from the coding sequence ATGGAAGATCTTAAAAAGTTTTCTTTTTTAATTGTGGATGACATGAGCACAATGAGGAAGATCGTTAAAAAGTTACTACGTGATTTAGGGGCCGATAGATTTGTCGAGGCCGTTGATGGAAAAGATGCTCTTAAAAAGATTGTAGAGAATAAGGGTGGACCGAATGAGATATCGTTCATTATTTCTGACTGGAGTATGCCAAATGCTACAGGTTTAGATCTATTAAAAACTATCAGAGGTAGCGAAAACTTTAAAACAATGCCATTCGTTATGGTAACTGCTGAACAAGATGTTGCTCAAATTCAAGAGGCCATTGCTAGTGATGTCGACGGCTATGTAATTAAACCATTTGATCAAGCATCTTTTAAAAAGAGGTTGGCCCTGGCCATGAAGAAAAGGTTTCCACAAGGTTAA
- a CDS encoding chemotaxis protein CheX produces the protein MGMVERITKSHFSVLAFSGDIDQDCVKSLSMIFDAILEDEKDKLIILDFKSVEYISPKIYNEIFRLFKSAEEKSILIYTINARSKLIRELKSDYVDERFNFTDSISKRLQELNLKKKRIELDVNFVNPFIQAAIDTFGVQANLKVLPGKVSKAKDFESYEIGLIGSIDVQNEQFNGRLLICFPDIVFISIYNQIFGEDYTELNDDVKDAIAEFTNITLGQAKASLNQNRGIVIDRAIPSVLLKENFSEVDLSKYESLMIPLATKMGSFYIYILLGANE, from the coding sequence ATGGGTATGGTAGAGAGAATTACAAAATCTCACTTTTCTGTTTTGGCCTTCTCGGGCGATATTGATCAAGACTGTGTTAAGTCATTGTCGATGATCTTTGATGCGATATTAGAGGATGAGAAAGATAAGTTAATAATTCTAGACTTTAAGAGTGTTGAATATATTTCTCCGAAAATTTATAACGAAATTTTTAGGTTATTTAAATCAGCAGAAGAAAAGTCAATTCTAATATATACAATTAATGCACGTTCTAAGCTTATTAGAGAACTTAAGAGTGATTATGTTGATGAACGTTTCAATTTTACAGATTCGATTTCAAAAAGACTTCAAGAACTGAATCTTAAAAAGAAAAGAATTGAATTAGATGTAAACTTTGTAAACCCCTTTATCCAAGCAGCAATTGATACTTTTGGGGTTCAGGCAAATTTAAAAGTATTACCTGGGAAGGTTTCAAAAGCAAAAGATTTCGAAAGTTATGAGATAGGATTGATTGGTTCCATTGATGTTCAAAATGAGCAATTTAATGGAAGGCTTCTTATATGTTTCCCAGATATTGTTTTTATAAGTATTTATAATCAAATTTTTGGTGAAGACTATACTGAACTTAATGATGATGTAAAAGATGCGATAGCAGAGTTTACAAATATTACCTTAGGACAAGCAAAGGCCAGCTTAAATCAAAATAGAGGGATTGTTATTGATCGTGCAATTCCATCAGTTTTACTTAAAGAGAACTTCTCTGAAGTTGATTTAAGTAAATATGAGTCTCTTATGATTCCTCTTGCGACAAAAATGGGCTCTTTTTATATCTATATTCTACTAGGTGCAAACGAATAA